A genomic window from Halorussus rarus includes:
- a CDS encoding SDR family NAD(P)-dependent oxidoreductase, translated as MRLDDRTVLVTGAASGIGEATAKRCGEYGARVIVTDVDAPGAEDVAEAIRADGGDAEAHELDVTEPEQVASVIQAAHEEYGLDGLFNNAGVGHPGEVIEDVDESVRDFVMDVNINGVWNCCHAALPLLKEQGHGAIVNMSSIAGKLGLPRQSVYSLTKGAVLNFTRAAAQEAGPHGVRVNAVCPGFVDTPLTDQYFAGRDDPERAREQMEKQYPLKRLGEPEEVADCVAFLLSEHASWVTGHGLVVDGGFESG; from the coding sequence ATGCGACTCGACGACAGGACGGTGCTCGTCACGGGCGCCGCCTCCGGCATCGGCGAGGCGACCGCGAAACGCTGCGGCGAGTACGGCGCGCGGGTGATCGTCACGGACGTCGACGCGCCCGGCGCCGAGGACGTCGCGGAGGCTATTCGCGCCGACGGCGGCGACGCGGAGGCCCACGAGCTCGACGTGACCGAACCCGAGCAGGTCGCGAGCGTCATCCAGGCCGCCCACGAGGAGTACGGGCTCGACGGCCTGTTCAACAACGCCGGCGTGGGCCACCCCGGCGAGGTCATCGAGGACGTCGACGAGAGCGTTCGGGACTTCGTGATGGACGTCAATATCAACGGCGTGTGGAACTGCTGTCACGCCGCGCTCCCGCTCCTGAAGGAGCAGGGCCACGGCGCCATCGTCAACATGTCCTCCATCGCGGGCAAGCTCGGCCTGCCCCGCCAGTCGGTGTACTCGCTGACGAAGGGCGCGGTGCTGAACTTCACCCGCGCGGCCGCCCAGGAGGCCGGCCCCCACGGCGTCCGGGTGAACGCGGTCTGTCCGGGGTTCGTCGACACGCCGCTGACCGACCAGTACTTCGCGGGCCGCGACGACCCGGAGCGAGCCCGCGAGCAGATGGAGAAACAGTACCCGCTCAAGCGGCTGGGCGAGCCCGAGGAGGTCGCCGACTGCGTCGCCTTCCTGCTGTCCGAGCACGCGTCGTGGGTGACCGGCCACGGGCTGGTCGTCGACGGCGGGTTCGAGAGCGGGTGA
- a CDS encoding ABC transporter substrate-binding protein, which yields MTVTQGQLLGGLDPHDHVNTPDGNILRQTYENLVARQRDGTVTARLATEWNRVEAGRVRFQIREGVTFHNGDALTPEDVAFSINRIVRNGVGITSPQQSTLEPITGAEVVDGQRAVDVLSNGYNPILLDQLASFFGQVMEKSWVQSRSTAEINRQANGTGPFQLESYQSDVHVTFTRYDDYWREPAAINRLRFTAASESSTRVNQLLEGETDVVVNVPPQEVSRIRSADGRAVEAAESTRLVFAAMRYDVEPFSSVAFRRAMNYAVDLESIVENVLAGFGAPTGQPTLDIVFGHNPNVEPYPHDPARAERLVEESGHAGASITLHTPVGRYLKDIEIAQAVANAIDGLSNVSCSVRQREFGPLVEEVASGDITTSPPFYLIGWANEMFDASVSIGPVLTSDGVSTSFENERLDSLMRQASQARERQQRKRLFRRANKLCHDQAPWVYLNQQFSVYGLNTRLQWTPRRDEFIYAYEMGFR from the coding sequence GTGACGGTCACGCAGGGCCAGCTGCTCGGCGGGCTCGACCCGCACGACCACGTGAACACGCCGGACGGCAACATCCTGCGCCAGACGTACGAGAACCTCGTGGCCAGGCAGCGAGACGGGACCGTCACGGCCCGGCTGGCGACCGAGTGGAACAGGGTCGAGGCCGGACGCGTCCGATTTCAGATTCGGGAGGGCGTGACGTTCCACAACGGCGACGCGCTGACGCCCGAGGACGTCGCGTTCAGCATCAACCGGATCGTGCGGAACGGCGTCGGCATCACCAGCCCGCAGCAGTCCACGCTCGAGCCCATCACGGGCGCCGAGGTCGTCGACGGGCAGCGGGCCGTCGACGTCCTGTCGAACGGCTACAACCCCATCCTGCTCGACCAGCTCGCGAGCTTCTTCGGGCAGGTGATGGAGAAGTCGTGGGTCCAGAGCCGCTCGACGGCCGAGATCAACAGGCAGGCGAACGGAACGGGGCCGTTCCAGCTCGAGTCGTACCAGTCGGACGTCCACGTGACGTTCACGCGGTACGACGACTACTGGCGCGAGCCCGCCGCGATAAACCGGCTGCGGTTCACCGCCGCCAGCGAGTCCAGCACCCGGGTCAACCAACTCCTCGAAGGCGAGACCGACGTCGTCGTCAACGTCCCGCCCCAGGAGGTCTCGCGCATCAGGTCCGCCGACGGTCGGGCCGTCGAGGCCGCCGAGAGCACCCGGCTGGTGTTCGCGGCCATGCGGTACGACGTCGAGCCGTTCTCCAGCGTGGCGTTCCGGCGGGCGATGAACTACGCCGTCGACCTCGAGAGCATCGTCGAGAACGTGCTGGCGGGGTTCGGCGCGCCGACCGGCCAGCCGACCCTCGACATCGTGTTCGGCCACAACCCGAACGTGGAGCCGTACCCACACGACCCCGCACGGGCCGAACGGCTGGTCGAGGAGAGCGGCCACGCCGGGGCGTCGATCACGCTCCACACGCCGGTCGGCCGCTACCTCAAGGACATCGAGATCGCCCAGGCGGTCGCCAACGCCATCGACGGCCTCTCGAACGTCTCGTGCTCGGTGCGCCAGCGGGAGTTCGGCCCGCTGGTCGAGGAGGTCGCCAGCGGCGACATCACGACGAGCCCGCCGTTCTACCTCATCGGCTGGGCCAACGAGATGTTCGACGCGTCGGTCTCCATCGGCCCGGTCCTGACCAGCGACGGCGTCTCGACCTCGTTCGAGAACGAGCGGCTCGACAGCCTGATGCGGCAGGCATCGCAGGCCCGCGAGCGGCAGCAGCGCAAGCGGCTCTTCCGGCGGGCCAACAAGCTGTGCCACGACCAGGCGCCGTGGGTCTACCTGAACCAGCAGTTCAGCGTCTACGGGCTCAACACCCGGCTCCAGTGGACGCCCCGGCGCGACGAGTTCATCTACGCCTACGAGATGGGGTTCAGATAG
- a CDS encoding succinylglutamate desuccinylase/aspartoacylase family protein has translation MDIGTVDSRPGEVSRGYVEATRLPTGGPERFPVIVAEGNREGPTLWVTAAIHGDEVTSLAAAQDFSDRLDPTELAGRVVCLPVLNPAGLRRNRRTSYYHGDDPNRYFPAADAGSARPPRVQELVDGRLFGLVADSADALVSLHSSWAGSASYAIRPRVPYGAADDSAETDGTDNTDEPAGTDRPGRTRAEAEEIADRLADLTAAFGLPAVNQFDGDRVERQGLHRSLAEAAVREAGVPAFTPELGGRYVVEEEARRLGVEGLLNVLRAMEMVDEPVRTDQRVEPPVEPPLKRAIHPYTDTPGVVRYRVDAGDVLAEGDPVADVLTPHGDRKTTVRTDREGYVLSRHEGVAVYENDPLLDLAVPDDDPLVVSAEATE, from the coding sequence ATGGACATCGGAACCGTCGACTCCCGGCCGGGCGAGGTGTCGCGGGGGTACGTCGAGGCGACCCGGCTCCCGACCGGCGGTCCCGAGCGGTTCCCCGTCATCGTCGCCGAGGGCAACCGCGAGGGGCCGACGCTCTGGGTGACCGCCGCGATCCACGGCGACGAGGTGACGAGCCTGGCGGCGGCCCAGGACTTCTCGGACCGGCTCGATCCGACCGAGCTCGCCGGTCGGGTCGTCTGCCTCCCCGTCCTGAATCCGGCCGGCCTCCGCCGGAACCGCCGGACGTCGTACTACCACGGCGACGACCCGAACCGCTACTTCCCCGCGGCCGACGCCGGGTCGGCCCGGCCGCCGCGGGTCCAGGAGCTCGTCGACGGGCGCCTCTTCGGACTCGTTGCCGACTCCGCCGACGCCTTAGTGTCGCTCCACTCGTCGTGGGCCGGGTCGGCGTCGTACGCCATCCGGCCGCGGGTGCCCTACGGAGCGGCGGACGACTCCGCGGAGACCGACGGTACCGACAACACCGACGAGCCCGCCGGCACTGACAGGCCCGGCAGGACGAGAGCCGAGGCCGAGGAGATCGCCGACCGGCTGGCGGACCTGACGGCGGCGTTCGGTCTGCCGGCGGTCAACCAGTTCGACGGGGACCGGGTCGAACGCCAGGGACTGCATCGGTCGCTCGCGGAGGCCGCGGTGCGCGAGGCCGGCGTCCCGGCGTTCACCCCGGAGCTCGGGGGCCGGTACGTCGTGGAGGAGGAGGCGCGCCGGCTGGGCGTCGAGGGGCTCCTGAACGTCCTCCGGGCGATGGAGATGGTCGACGAGCCGGTGCGGACCGACCAGCGGGTCGAACCGCCGGTCGAGCCGCCGCTGAAGCGGGCTATCCACCCGTACACCGACACCCCCGGCGTCGTCCGGTACCGGGTCGACGCGGGCGACGTGCTGGCGGAGGGGGACCCAGTCGCGGACGTCCTCACCCCGCACGGCGACCGGAAGACCACGGTCCGGACCGACCGCGAGGGGTACGTGCTGAGCCGCCACGAGGGCGTCGCGGTCTACGAGAACGACCCGCTGCTGGACCTCGCGGTCCCCGACGACGACCCCCTGGTCGTCTCCGCGGAAGCGACCGAGTGA
- a CDS encoding aspartate aminotransferase family protein produces the protein MTTGPHIDELHYENAPGVDTVPGPNSTRLLEKQREIDSSAVAYPEDIPVAFEEGKGATVRDVDGNTFIDMFAGIGVLNVGHANPYVLEAVHEQADKLVHTVDFPTEARLELIEKLDEIAPGALAGNNKVVFGGPTGSDAVEAAIKLAKYNSGGDGLIAFRGAYHGATSGAMSLTGNKGFKDSYTPLLSDVVHAPYPNPFEQGKDPQAAVDRALEEVQAILEDPYGGLANPAGIFVEPIQGEGGVVVPPEGFLQGLRDLADDNDVTLVFDEIQSGLGRTGQWWASEWDGVTPDVMTSAKALGGVGFPLSATMYREELDTWGSGDHAGTYRGHVVAMRAGTRAIEYIQAHDLLAHGREVGEYVRDRLGEVADDTGRIGEVRGRGLFVGAPFVDADGNPDADAADAVQQRCYERGVLVWKAGRHGNVLRLLPPLVITEELAETAMDVIADAIREVVAGGKQSA, from the coding sequence ATGACGACCGGACCACATATCGACGAACTTCACTACGAGAACGCACCGGGCGTAGACACCGTGCCGGGGCCGAACTCGACGCGGCTGCTCGAGAAGCAGCGCGAGATCGACAGCAGCGCGGTCGCCTACCCCGAGGACATCCCCGTCGCCTTCGAGGAGGGGAAGGGCGCGACGGTCCGGGACGTCGACGGCAACACCTTCATCGACATGTTCGCGGGCATCGGCGTGCTGAACGTGGGCCACGCCAACCCGTACGTGCTCGAGGCGGTCCACGAGCAGGCCGACAAGCTGGTCCACACCGTCGACTTCCCGACCGAGGCCCGCCTCGAGCTCATCGAGAAGCTCGACGAGATCGCGCCCGGGGCGCTCGCCGGGAACAACAAGGTCGTCTTCGGCGGCCCGACCGGCAGCGACGCCGTCGAGGCGGCCATCAAGCTGGCCAAGTACAACTCGGGCGGCGACGGCCTCATCGCGTTCCGCGGGGCGTACCACGGCGCGACCAGCGGGGCGATGAGCCTCACCGGCAACAAGGGGTTCAAGGACAGCTACACGCCGCTGCTCTCGGACGTGGTCCATGCGCCGTACCCCAACCCGTTCGAGCAGGGCAAGGACCCGCAGGCGGCGGTCGACCGCGCGCTCGAGGAGGTCCAGGCCATCCTCGAGGACCCCTACGGCGGGTTGGCCAACCCCGCGGGCATCTTCGTCGAGCCCATCCAGGGCGAGGGCGGCGTGGTCGTCCCGCCGGAGGGGTTCCTGCAGGGGCTGCGCGACCTCGCCGACGACAACGACGTGACGCTGGTGTTCGACGAGATACAGAGCGGCCTGGGTCGCACGGGCCAGTGGTGGGCCAGCGAGTGGGACGGCGTGACCCCGGACGTAATGACCTCGGCCAAGGCGCTGGGCGGCGTCGGCTTCCCGCTGTCGGCCACGATGTACCGCGAGGAGCTCGACACCTGGGGGTCGGGCGACCACGCCGGCACCTACCGGGGCCACGTCGTGGCGATGCGGGCGGGTACCCGGGCCATCGAGTACATCCAGGCCCACGACCTGCTGGCCCACGGCCGCGAGGTCGGCGAGTACGTGCGGGACCGCCTCGGTGAGGTCGCCGACGACACCGGGCGCATCGGCGAGGTCCGGGGCCGGGGCCTGTTCGTCGGCGCGCCGTTCGTCGACGCCGACGGGAACCCGGACGCCGACGCCGCCGACGCGGTCCAACAGCGGTGCTACGAGCGGGGCGTCCTCGTCTGGAAGGCGGGCCGACACGGCAACGTGCTCCGGCTGCTCCCGCCGCTTGTCATCACCGAGGAGCTCGCCGAGACCGCGATGGACGTGATCGCGGACGCGATTCGGGAGGTCGTCGCCGGCGGGAAGCAGAGCGCCTGA
- a CDS encoding ABC transporter permease, whose amino-acid sequence MMDWLFERFPLAMLARRNLSRAKTRSVLAMLGVVIGVVAISSLGVFGVAFKLSFLQGASIGNTVLVMPGEDAGGLLSPTQVSQVKANLDADDAAYGVKQRQARFRHLRDSGTVSLYGIEDATEYVSAREGAIPDNWRDQVVVGATTAEDYDLGVGDSIRLDNRSYRIAAVLEDQPRTGALQTIDDGILVPMSTFSGDGYTQVHIRTDSPTEANATAMMLRERLGFGREERYNIIDFQSSIQQFNQQMSTINLFLLGVGGISLLVAGISILNVQLMSVIERREEIGVLRAVGYGRFDILRLMLGESTLLGVIGAVIGAGLSVALGLLINQQLLGDPFAFTASGIRYIGVGFAFGVGAAVLSGIYPAWKAANERPVEALRD is encoded by the coding sequence ATGATGGACTGGCTGTTCGAGCGGTTCCCGCTGGCGATGCTGGCCCGACGGAACCTCTCGCGGGCCAAGACCCGGTCGGTGCTCGCGATGCTGGGCGTCGTCATCGGCGTGGTCGCCATCTCGTCGCTGGGCGTGTTCGGCGTGGCGTTCAAGCTATCCTTCCTCCAGGGCGCGTCCATCGGCAACACCGTGCTCGTCATGCCCGGCGAGGACGCCGGCGGCCTGCTCAGCCCGACGCAGGTCTCGCAGGTGAAGGCGAACCTCGACGCCGACGACGCGGCCTACGGCGTCAAGCAGCGCCAGGCCCGGTTCCGCCACCTCCGGGACTCCGGGACGGTGTCGCTCTACGGCATCGAGGACGCCACGGAGTACGTCTCGGCCCGGGAGGGGGCGATACCCGACAACTGGCGCGACCAGGTGGTGGTCGGCGCGACCACCGCCGAGGACTACGACCTCGGGGTCGGCGACAGCATCAGGCTCGACAACAGGTCCTACCGCATCGCAGCGGTGCTGGAGGACCAGCCCCGAACGGGCGCGCTCCAGACCATCGACGACGGCATCCTCGTGCCGATGTCCACGTTCAGCGGCGACGGGTACACGCAGGTCCACATCCGGACCGATTCGCCCACCGAGGCCAACGCGACCGCGATGATGCTGCGCGAGCGCCTCGGCTTCGGCCGGGAGGAGCGCTACAACATCATCGACTTCCAGTCGAGCATCCAGCAGTTCAACCAGCAGATGTCGACCATCAACCTGTTCCTGCTCGGCGTGGGCGGCATCTCGCTTTTGGTCGCGGGCATCTCCATCCTGAACGTCCAGCTGATGAGCGTCATCGAGCGCCGCGAGGAGATCGGCGTGCTCCGGGCGGTCGGCTACGGCCGGTTCGACATCCTCCGGCTGATGCTGGGCGAGTCGACGCTGCTCGGGGTCATCGGCGCGGTCATCGGCGCCGGCCTCAGCGTCGCGCTCGGCCTGCTCATCAACCAGCAGCTGCTTGGCGACCCGTTCGCGTTCACCGCGAGCGGCATCCGGTACATCGGCGTCGGCTTCGCGTTCGGCGTCGGCGCGGCGGTCCTCAGCGGCATCTACCCGGCGTGGAAGGCCGCCAACGAACGCCCGGTCGAGGCGCTCCGGGACTGA
- a CDS encoding ABC transporter ATP-binding protein — translation MRARNLVKEYDSGEGVLRALKGIDLAVHAGEFVAIVGPSGSGKSTLLNQLGLLDTPTEGTVTVEGTSISDLSIAERTRLRKRTVGFVFQNFYLIPTLSAVENVKVPRLLEGDRKATDRRATELLERVGLGDRLDHLPNQLSGGQKQRVAVARSLINEPDLLLADEPTGNLDRDTGSQVLAEFGRITDEGVAVVAVTHDEQVTEFADRTVELVDGELT, via the coding sequence ATCCGGGCGCGCAACCTGGTCAAGGAGTACGACTCGGGCGAGGGCGTGCTCCGGGCGCTGAAGGGCATCGACCTCGCGGTCCACGCCGGCGAGTTCGTCGCCATCGTCGGCCCGAGCGGGAGCGGCAAGTCGACGCTGCTGAACCAGCTCGGGCTGCTCGACACCCCGACCGAGGGCACCGTCACGGTCGAGGGGACCTCGATCAGCGACCTCTCCATCGCCGAGCGGACCCGGCTCCGCAAGCGGACCGTCGGGTTCGTGTTCCAGAACTTCTACCTCATCCCGACGCTGTCGGCCGTCGAGAACGTCAAGGTTCCCCGGCTGTTGGAGGGCGACCGCAAGGCGACCGACCGGCGGGCCACCGAACTGCTCGAGCGCGTTGGGCTGGGCGACCGGCTCGACCACCTGCCCAACCAGCTCTCTGGCGGCCAGAAGCAGCGGGTCGCGGTCGCGCGGTCGCTGATCAACGAGCCCGACCTCCTGCTGGCCGACGAGCCGACTGGGAACTTGGACCGGGACACCGGCTCGCAGGTGCTGGCGGAGTTCGGCCGCATCACCGACGAGGGCGTCGCCGTGGTCGCGGTCACCCACGACGAGCAGGTGACCGAGTTCGCCGACCGGACGGTCGAACTGGTCGACGGAGAGCTCACATGA
- a CDS encoding 5'-deoxyadenosine deaminase → MLLQGTVVADADTVVEDGAVVVEGDEIVAVGEREELVETYPDRERREYDLLAPGAVGGHVHSVQSLGRGIADDTALLDWLFDYVLPMEAGLDAEGMRIAAELGYLELLESGVTTAIDHLSVRHADEAFEAAGDLGIRARMGKVLMDTESPDGLLEGTREGLDETERLIQKHHDTHGGRIQYAVTPRFAVSCTEECLRGARELADAYDGVRIHTHASENRDEVETVEDRTGRRNIHWLDEVGLTGEDVVLAHCIWTDESEREVLAETGTHVTYCPSSNMKLASGIAPITDYLDRGINVALGNDGPPCNNTLDPFTEMRQASLLQKVEHLDPTTAPAELVFRMATENGARAAGFENVGRLREGWKADIVGLTTDVTRAVPLHDVFSHLVFSAHGDDVAFTMVDGEAVYEDGELRTGDAEAIRRRAREYDLPVEAE, encoded by the coding sequence ATGTTACTTCAGGGAACGGTCGTCGCCGACGCCGACACGGTCGTCGAGGACGGCGCGGTCGTCGTCGAGGGCGACGAGATCGTCGCGGTCGGCGAACGCGAGGAACTGGTCGAGACCTACCCCGACCGCGAGCGCCGGGAGTACGACCTGCTCGCGCCGGGCGCGGTGGGCGGCCACGTCCACTCGGTCCAGTCGCTCGGCCGGGGCATCGCCGACGACACGGCGCTGCTGGACTGGCTGTTCGACTACGTGCTGCCGATGGAGGCCGGCCTCGACGCCGAGGGGATGCGCATCGCGGCCGAACTGGGCTACCTCGAACTGCTCGAATCCGGCGTGACGACCGCCATCGACCACCTGTCGGTCCGCCACGCCGACGAGGCGTTCGAGGCCGCGGGCGACCTGGGCATCCGGGCCCGGATGGGGAAGGTGCTGATGGACACCGAGTCGCCCGACGGCCTGCTGGAAGGCACCCGGGAGGGCCTCGACGAGACCGAGCGCCTGATACAGAAGCACCACGACACGCACGGCGGGCGCATCCAGTATGCGGTCACGCCCCGGTTCGCGGTGAGTTGCACCGAGGAATGCCTGCGCGGGGCGCGCGAGCTCGCCGACGCCTACGACGGCGTCCGCATCCACACTCACGCCAGCGAGAACCGCGACGAGGTCGAGACCGTCGAGGACCGGACCGGCCGGCGGAACATCCACTGGCTCGACGAGGTGGGGCTGACCGGCGAGGACGTGGTGCTGGCCCACTGCATCTGGACCGACGAGTCGGAGCGCGAGGTGCTGGCCGAGACCGGCACCCACGTCACCTACTGCCCGTCCTCGAACATGAAGCTCGCCTCGGGCATCGCACCGATAACCGACTACCTCGACCGGGGCATCAACGTCGCGCTGGGCAACGACGGTCCGCCCTGCAACAACACCCTCGACCCCTTCACCGAGATGCGCCAGGCCAGCCTGCTCCAGAAGGTCGAGCACCTCGACCCGACGACCGCACCGGCCGAACTCGTCTTCCGGATGGCCACCGAGAACGGCGCGAGGGCGGCCGGCTTCGAGAACGTCGGCCGGCTCCGCGAGGGGTGGAAGGCCGACATCGTCGGCCTGACGACCGACGTGACCCGGGCCGTGCCCCTCCACGACGTGTTCTCGCACCTGGTCTTCTCGGCGCACGGCGACGACGTCGCGTTCACGATGGTCGACGGCGAGGCGGTGTACGAGGACGGGGAACTGCGGACCGGCGACGCCGAGGCGATCCGGCGACGCGCCCGGGAGTACGACCTGCCGGTCGAGGCCGAGTAG
- a CDS encoding oxidoreductase translates to MAGHRRGDWTADQMPEMDDRTVVVTGANSGLGYEATRAFARRGAHVVMACRSEDRGEDAKRRIRTEDNGGAHRGSLEVAHLDLADLSSVRSFVDGFRDAHDELHVLCNNAGVMAIPRRETADGFEMQFGVNHLGHFALTGLLLDRLGGTAGETRVVTQSSGVHESGDIDFEDLQHEESYDEWDAYAQSKLANVLFAYELQRRLDDANADVVSAACHPGYAATDLQRRGPEMRGSTLRLWAMKAANAVLAQSAERGALPMLYAATAPSVEGGEYVGPGGFMNMRGEPAVQQSSDASYDRHRAEQLWEVSEELTGVTYELRRPATAD, encoded by the coding sequence ATGGCTGGACACCGCCGCGGCGACTGGACCGCAGACCAGATGCCCGAGATGGACGACCGGACCGTGGTCGTCACGGGCGCGAACAGCGGCCTCGGTTACGAGGCGACCCGCGCGTTCGCCCGGCGGGGCGCCCACGTCGTCATGGCCTGTCGGAGCGAGGACCGGGGCGAGGACGCGAAGCGGCGCATCCGGACCGAGGACAACGGGGGCGCCCACCGCGGGTCGCTCGAAGTCGCCCACCTCGACCTCGCGGACCTCTCGTCGGTCCGGTCGTTCGTCGACGGGTTCCGGGACGCCCACGACGAGCTCCACGTCCTCTGCAACAACGCGGGCGTGATGGCCATCCCCCGTCGGGAGACCGCCGACGGCTTCGAGATGCAGTTCGGCGTCAACCACCTCGGTCACTTCGCGCTGACCGGCCTGCTGCTCGACCGGCTGGGCGGGACGGCCGGCGAGACCCGGGTCGTGACCCAGAGCAGCGGCGTCCACGAGAGCGGCGACATCGACTTCGAGGACCTCCAGCACGAGGAATCGTACGACGAGTGGGACGCCTACGCCCAGAGCAAGCTGGCGAACGTGCTGTTCGCCTACGAGCTCCAGCGCCGGCTCGACGACGCGAACGCCGACGTCGTCAGCGCGGCGTGCCACCCGGGCTACGCCGCCACCGACCTCCAGCGCCGCGGCCCCGAGATGCGGGGGTCGACGCTCCGGCTCTGGGCGATGAAGGCCGCGAACGCCGTGCTCGCCCAGTCGGCCGAGCGGGGCGCGCTGCCGATGCTGTACGCCGCCACCGCCCCGAGCGTCGAGGGCGGGGAGTACGTCGGCCCCGGCGGGTTCATGAACATGCGCGGCGAGCCCGCGGTCCAGCAGTCGAGCGACGCCTCCTACGACCGCCACCGGGCCGAGCAGCTCTGGGAGGTCTCCGAGGAGCTGACCGGCGTGACCTACGAGCTCCGGCGGCCGGCGACCGCGGACTGA
- a CDS encoding DUF7119 family protein, giving the protein MSEESGEEGPPTDRESPVGQPVVRGDETVTGRDAERAKAFDPSDPESLAAAAETVARFAENTAGGEDNVYMLRGAAACAALVRGEGSYKAAAERAGGEVTVAFIRKWARVHDLPQSIRRYVAMGHVAPTAAKHIARVGGEDRFRLAWAVLDGDLTVREVRSVASAVNGGTPVEEALADHGVTPGELTLRLPADTYRELRRTAAMEGKDPDEVVAEALDEHLP; this is encoded by the coding sequence ATGAGCGAAGAGTCGGGCGAGGAGGGACCGCCGACCGACCGCGAGTCGCCGGTCGGCCAGCCGGTCGTCCGCGGCGACGAGACCGTCACCGGGCGCGACGCCGAGCGGGCCAAGGCGTTCGACCCGTCGGACCCCGAGAGCCTCGCGGCGGCGGCCGAGACCGTCGCCAGGTTCGCCGAGAACACCGCCGGCGGCGAGGACAACGTGTACATGCTCCGGGGCGCGGCCGCCTGCGCCGCGCTGGTCCGCGGCGAGGGCTCGTACAAGGCCGCGGCCGAGCGCGCCGGCGGCGAGGTGACCGTCGCGTTCATCCGGAAGTGGGCCCGGGTCCACGACCTGCCCCAGTCCATCCGGCGGTACGTCGCCATGGGCCACGTCGCGCCGACCGCGGCCAAGCACATCGCCCGGGTCGGCGGCGAGGACCGGTTCCGGCTGGCGTGGGCCGTGCTCGACGGCGACCTGACGGTCCGGGAGGTCCGGTCGGTCGCCAGCGCGGTCAACGGCGGCACCCCGGTCGAGGAGGCGCTGGCCGACCACGGCGTCACGCCGGGCGAACTCACGCTGCGGCTGCCGGCCGACACCTACCGGGAGCTCCGCCGGACCGCGGCGATGGAGGGCAAGGACCCCGACGAGGTCGTCGCCGAGGCGCTCGACGAGCACCTGCCGTGA